In Pseudomonas sp. MTM4, one genomic interval encodes:
- a CDS encoding MFS transporter — MNTSFWKAGHTPTLFSAFLYFDLSFMVWYVLGPMGVQIAADLGLTTQQRAFMVATPILSGAVLRLVLGMLADRTSPKAAGLFGQIVVIAALFVAWLHGVHSYEQALLLGLFLGMAGASFAVALPLASQWYPPQHQGKAMGIAGAGNSGTVLAALFAPVLATMFGWSNVFGLALIPLVLTLIIFASVAKNAPNRPAPKSFADYMKALSDRDSWWFMFFYSVTFGGFLGLASTLPGYFHDQYAFDPVKAGYYTAACVFAGSLLRPLGGALADRIGGIRSLLVMYTVTAICLFIVGFNLPSSTAALALFVVAMLSLGAGNGAVFQLVPQRFNKEIGVMTGLVGMAGGIGGFLLTAGLGAVKQATGDYQLGLWLFASLGALAWFGLYGVKRRWRTTWGSAAMTVARV; from the coding sequence ATGAATACGAGTTTCTGGAAAGCCGGCCATACGCCGACGCTCTTCTCCGCCTTTCTCTATTTCGATCTGAGTTTCATGGTCTGGTACGTGCTCGGCCCGATGGGCGTGCAGATCGCTGCTGATCTCGGGCTGACCACGCAGCAGCGTGCCTTCATGGTGGCTACACCCATTCTCTCCGGCGCCGTTCTGCGTCTGGTGCTGGGTATGCTGGCCGACCGCACCTCACCGAAGGCAGCTGGGCTGTTCGGCCAGATCGTGGTGATCGCCGCGCTGTTCGTGGCCTGGCTCCACGGCGTCCACAGCTATGAGCAAGCGCTGCTGCTCGGGCTGTTCCTCGGCATGGCAGGTGCCTCGTTCGCCGTCGCGCTGCCGCTGGCGTCGCAATGGTATCCACCGCAGCATCAGGGCAAGGCCATGGGTATCGCCGGTGCCGGCAACTCCGGGACCGTCCTTGCAGCTTTGTTTGCACCTGTGCTGGCAACGATGTTCGGCTGGAGCAACGTGTTCGGCCTGGCGCTGATCCCGCTGGTACTGACCCTGATCATCTTCGCCAGCGTCGCCAAGAACGCACCGAACCGTCCCGCGCCGAAGTCCTTCGCCGACTACATGAAGGCGTTGAGTGACCGCGACAGCTGGTGGTTCATGTTCTTCTACAGCGTGACGTTCGGCGGCTTCCTCGGACTGGCCAGCACCCTGCCCGGCTACTTTCACGACCAGTACGCGTTCGACCCGGTCAAGGCCGGCTACTACACCGCTGCCTGCGTGTTCGCTGGGAGCTTGTTGCGGCCGCTGGGTGGCGCGCTGGCCGACCGTATCGGCGGCATCCGCTCGCTGCTGGTGATGTATACCGTGACGGCCATCTGCCTGTTCATCGTCGGGTTCAATCTGCCGAGCTCGACGGCCGCATTGGCGTTGTTCGTCGTCGCCATGCTCAGCCTCGGTGCCGGCAACGGCGCGGTGTTCCAGTTGGTGCCGCAGCGCTTCAACAAGGAAATCGGCGTGATGACCGGGCTAGTCGGCATGGCCGGCGGCATCGGGGGTTTCCTGCTCACAGCCGGCCTGGGCGCCGTCAAGCAGGCCACAGGCGACTACCAGCTGGGCCTCTGGCTGTTCGCCAGCCTGGGTGCGCTGGCCTGGTTCGGCCTTTATGGTGTCAAGCGTCGTTGGAGAACCACCTGGGGGTCGGCGGCAATGACAGTGGCAAGGGTATAA
- a CDS encoding thioesterase family protein, with the protein MARLTLQFPEDQFCFTTQLTVRITDINAANHLANDSMISMISEARARFLFAYGIAESRKDGSGIIVTDLATTYKAEAHARDVLLFEVGVMDFNRYGGDITFRITRPADGTLVAMAKSGFVFYDYLNKRVVPMPSEFDAKFPKANRIG; encoded by the coding sequence ATGGCCCGCCTGACCTTGCAGTTTCCCGAAGACCAGTTCTGCTTCACCACCCAACTGACCGTACGCATCACCGACATTAACGCCGCCAACCATTTGGCCAACGATTCGATGATCTCGATGATTTCCGAAGCCCGCGCGCGCTTCCTGTTCGCCTACGGCATCGCTGAATCCCGCAAGGACGGCAGCGGCATCATCGTTACCGACCTCGCCACTACCTACAAAGCCGAAGCCCATGCGCGTGACGTGCTGCTGTTCGAAGTCGGTGTGATGGACTTCAACCGCTACGGTGGCGACATCACCTTCCGCATTACCCGGCCCGCTGATGGCACCCTGGTCGCCATGGCCAAATCCGGTTTCGTTTTCTATGACTATCTGAACAAGCGCGTCGTGCCGATGCCCAGCGAGTTCGACGCGAAGTTCCCCAAGGCTAACCGCATCGGCTGA
- a CDS encoding ANTAR domain-containing response regulator, whose product MLRVLLIDDTPRKVGRLRAALMEAGFEVIEESGLTIDLPERVDAIRPDVVLIDTDSPGRDVMEQVVLVSRDQPRPIVMFTDDDNPDAMRQAIRAGVSAYIVEGIQAQRLKPILDVAMARFESDQAIRAQLQARDQQLIERKRIELAKGMLMKMRDCNEEDAYTLMRRQAMSRQQKLIQVAEQIIAMNELLGQ is encoded by the coding sequence ATGCTTCGCGTCCTGCTGATCGACGATACGCCCCGCAAGGTCGGTCGCCTGCGCGCCGCGCTGATGGAAGCCGGTTTCGAGGTGATCGAGGAATCCGGCCTGACCATCGACCTGCCCGAGCGGGTCGATGCAATTCGCCCCGACGTGGTGCTGATCGACACCGACTCACCTGGCCGAGACGTAATGGAGCAGGTGGTGCTGGTCAGCCGTGACCAGCCGCGGCCCATCGTGATGTTCACCGACGATGACAACCCCGATGCCATGCGCCAGGCGATTCGCGCTGGTGTCAGCGCCTATATCGTCGAAGGTATCCAGGCCCAGCGCCTGAAACCCATCCTCGACGTGGCCATGGCCCGCTTCGAAAGCGATCAGGCGATTCGCGCGCAACTGCAAGCGCGCGATCAGCAGCTGATCGAACGCAAGCGCATCGAACTGGCCAAAGGCATGCTCATGAAGATGCGCGACTGCAACGAGGAAGACGCCTACACCCTGATGCGCCGCCAGGCCATGAGCCGCCAGCAGAAATTGATTCAGGTGGCCGAACAGATCATCGCGATGAACGAATTGCTCGGCCAGTAA
- a CDS encoding CmpA/NrtA family ABC transporter substrate-binding protein has product MTHLHTPPRPDPLAWITGSDAPEKHVVNLGFMALTDAASLIVAATQGFAQPYGLTLNLQRQTSWSNIRDKLIEGELDAAHGLYGLIYAVHLGIGGSAPVDMAVLMGLAQNGQSINLSSTLKSSGVTDPEALSHSVRQSGAKLVLAQTFPTGTHALWLYYWLAAHGIHPLKDVRTLVVPPSQMVAHLRADRIDGFCAGEPWGAQAIREDLGFTLATSQSIWPDHPEKVLGCTRAFVEQYPNTARALIMAILEASRFIDESQENRRSTAQLIAGSGYVDAPVAAIEPRFLGQYEDGLGYAWQDEHPLRFFGNGEVNMPYLSDGLWFMTQLRRWNLLREDPDYLAVAQKVQQTSLYRDAATALNISVPDSVMRSAVLMDGSRWNGNDPAAYARSFALDGLTETAALSEPS; this is encoded by the coding sequence ATGACCCATCTCCACACCCCGCCACGGCCCGATCCATTGGCCTGGATCACAGGCAGCGATGCGCCGGAAAAGCACGTCGTCAATCTCGGCTTCATGGCCCTGACCGATGCCGCATCGCTGATCGTTGCCGCCACGCAAGGCTTTGCTCAACCCTACGGCTTGACCCTCAACCTGCAACGGCAAACGTCCTGGTCGAATATTCGCGACAAGCTGATCGAAGGTGAGCTGGACGCCGCCCACGGCCTGTACGGCCTGATCTATGCCGTGCATCTGGGTATCGGCGGCAGCGCGCCCGTCGACATGGCGGTGCTCATGGGTCTGGCGCAAAACGGCCAGAGCATCAACTTGTCCAGCACACTCAAGTCATCTGGCGTGACCGATCCCGAAGCGCTCAGCCACAGCGTGCGCCAGAGCGGTGCAAAACTCGTCCTGGCGCAGACCTTTCCTACCGGCACGCATGCCCTCTGGCTGTACTACTGGCTGGCCGCCCACGGCATCCACCCACTGAAAGACGTACGTACGCTGGTGGTGCCGCCTTCACAAATGGTGGCTCACCTGCGGGCAGATCGCATCGATGGTTTCTGCGCCGGCGAGCCCTGGGGCGCCCAGGCGATCCGCGAAGACCTGGGTTTCACCCTGGCCACCAGCCAGTCGATCTGGCCCGACCATCCGGAAAAGGTGCTGGGCTGCACGCGCGCCTTCGTCGAGCAATATCCCAACACTGCCCGCGCGCTGATCATGGCGATCCTCGAAGCCAGCCGTTTCATCGACGAGAGCCAGGAGAATCGACGCAGCACTGCGCAGTTGATCGCCGGCAGCGGCTACGTCGATGCACCGGTGGCTGCCATCGAGCCGCGGTTCCTCGGCCAGTATGAAGATGGCCTGGGCTACGCCTGGCAGGATGAACACCCGTTACGCTTCTTCGGCAACGGCGAGGTGAACATGCCCTACCTCTCCGACGGCCTCTGGTTCATGACCCAACTGCGCCGCTGGAACCTGTTGCGCGAAGATCCGGACTACCTCGCCGTTGCGCAGAAGGTGCAGCAAACCAGCCTCTACCGCGATGCCGCGACGGCGCTGAACATTTCAGTGCCGGATTCGGTCATGCGCAGCGCCGTGCTGATGGATGGCAGTCGCTGGAACGGCAACGATCCGGCGGCTTATGCGCGCAGCTTCGCCTTGGATGGCCTAACCGAAACCGCCGCGCTGTCCGAGCCGAGCTAA
- a CDS encoding BatD family protein — MTRLMTLVFLLLLGCQASAAALVARVDRTQLSLDETVELTLETGDITAFGRPNLQPLDGLFKVFDSRQVNQLSGANGEARTITQWLITLQPLQTGYVVIPPLQLGDWRSEPITLHVSEPGNEGSDTLAPIFIDSSLDQDSVYVQAQVVLTLRIYHSVSLYDDSTLSPLQMSDALVERLGEPRTYEKDINGIRHGVIEIRYALFPQKSGTLSIPAQLFSATTVASNGAFYGSRFGKSTQVKSPEIPLEVKAKPAEYPADAPWLPATNLTLVEAWSPQPQDAQLGEALTRSLMLKAEGLSSTQLPPLESPPVAGLRRYPDQPSLNDEVTDKGVSGSREQREALVATGAGEYVLPSVELVWWNTVEDRLERSTLPERALQVSENPEFQHAPIEHPDMPQAQTETRLWPWQLSSAVLALTTLLGFGLWLRARSQPAVIRTVQSGPTPRSLLDDLKRACLANDTQATRHALDAWARQQPETLADMAARFVPLSDALDGLNGALYSETGQRWQGEALWQAIQNLPTAQPTATETEAGALPPLYPR; from the coding sequence ATGACGCGGCTGATGACACTGGTGTTTTTGCTCCTGCTCGGCTGCCAGGCGAGCGCCGCTGCGCTGGTCGCTCGGGTCGATCGCACCCAGCTGAGCCTGGATGAAACCGTCGAGTTGACGCTCGAGACTGGGGATATCACGGCCTTCGGCAGACCGAACCTGCAGCCACTCGATGGCTTGTTCAAAGTCTTCGACAGCCGCCAGGTCAACCAGCTGTCCGGTGCCAACGGCGAGGCGCGCACCATCACGCAGTGGCTGATCACGCTTCAGCCGTTGCAGACCGGCTACGTGGTGATTCCGCCATTGCAGCTGGGCGACTGGCGCAGCGAACCCATCACGCTGCATGTCAGCGAGCCCGGGAACGAAGGCAGCGACACGCTGGCGCCAATATTCATCGACTCCAGCCTCGACCAGGACAGCGTCTACGTCCAGGCGCAGGTGGTGCTGACCCTGCGCATCTACCATTCCGTGTCGCTTTACGATGACAGCACGCTATCGCCCTTGCAGATGAGCGATGCGTTGGTCGAGCGACTCGGCGAACCACGCACTTATGAAAAAGATATCAACGGCATTCGCCACGGCGTGATCGAGATCCGCTATGCGCTGTTCCCGCAGAAAAGCGGCACGTTGAGCATTCCCGCGCAGCTGTTCAGTGCGACCACCGTGGCGTCGAACGGTGCCTTTTACGGCTCTCGCTTCGGCAAGTCCACCCAGGTCAAATCTCCTGAGATTCCTCTGGAGGTCAAAGCCAAGCCGGCCGAATATCCCGCCGATGCGCCCTGGCTTCCGGCGACAAATCTGACCCTGGTCGAAGCCTGGAGTCCGCAACCGCAGGACGCACAGCTGGGAGAGGCCCTGACGCGCAGCCTGATGCTGAAGGCCGAAGGCCTGTCCAGCACCCAGTTGCCTCCGCTCGAATCGCCGCCGGTGGCTGGACTTCGGCGTTATCCCGACCAGCCAAGCCTGAACGACGAGGTCACTGACAAGGGCGTCAGCGGCAGCCGTGAGCAGCGCGAGGCGCTCGTTGCGACAGGCGCCGGAGAATATGTACTGCCAAGCGTAGAGCTGGTCTGGTGGAACACCGTCGAAGATCGCCTGGAGCGCAGCACCTTGCCCGAGCGGGCACTTCAGGTATCAGAAAACCCCGAGTTTCAACATGCACCGATCGAGCATCCAGACATGCCTCAGGCGCAGACCGAAACACGGCTATGGCCGTGGCAGCTGAGCAGTGCAGTGCTGGCCCTGACCACCCTGCTCGGCTTCGGCCTGTGGTTGCGGGCACGCAGCCAGCCGGCGGTGATCCGCACGGTGCAGAGCGGTCCGACACCGCGCAGCCTGCTCGACGATCTCAAGCGCGCCTGTCTGGCCAACGACACCCAGGCGACCCGCCACGCGCTCGATGCCTGGGCACGTCAGCAACCCGAGACGCTGGCGGACATGGCCGCACGCTTCGTCCCGCTGTCCGATGCGCTGGATGGCTTGAACGGCGCGCTCTACAGCGAGACCGGTCAGCGCTGGCAAGGCGAGGCGCTATGGCAGGCCATCCAGAATCTGCCGACTGCTCAACCGACCGCCACCGAGACGGAAGCCGGCGCATTGCCGCCGTTGTATCCGCGCTAA
- a CDS encoding VWA domain-containing protein, with the protein MMEFLPQLLRPFWLLILPLPIWLLWRLWHRQRQIGRWQRLLPEAFHAALLTRGRLRNSRRPWLVLGAAWLLACLALLGPSWQQAEQPSLSRADPLVVLLDTTPAMLAADVRPTRLEQAKHEILDLLQTRQDAQTALVAFAGSAHTLVPLTNDIATTQNLLDALQPELMPEPGHRADLAVAHSIDLLAQGGHERGRLLLIGSQLDERERSAIATLLEDSSVQLLILGIGTEQGAPIAREDGSFLKDDSGAILIPRLDDSGLRRFASEIGGRYQQSRLDESDLHALGLLARTGEIVTRDDTTRLSAWLDQGHWLLLPLLLLAACAGRRGWLFCLPLIVFMPQPASASGMQDLWSRPDQQGMHLLESERPAEAAERFENPQWRGYALYQADDFAGAAEQFGKGDTAADHYNRGNALARNDELEAAIEAYDQALALDPALEHAQRNKSTVEEILRQRQQQAQQEKAPDDQHVQDASPDAEQKPSTSGSAASRPEATEQVDADEASNDGENANTTPAATPEPIEQSETDELLAQSQDGSLDPEQDQAMDQWLRKIPDNPGELLRRKFLYEQRKRQETIR; encoded by the coding sequence GTGATGGAGTTTCTGCCGCAGCTGCTTCGACCCTTCTGGTTATTGATTCTGCCGCTGCCGATCTGGCTGCTGTGGCGGCTCTGGCATCGCCAGCGGCAGATCGGCCGCTGGCAACGCCTGTTGCCCGAAGCATTCCATGCCGCCTTGCTGACCCGCGGCAGGCTGCGCAACAGCCGACGCCCCTGGCTGGTGCTCGGCGCGGCCTGGCTGCTTGCCTGTCTGGCGCTGCTCGGACCGAGTTGGCAGCAGGCCGAGCAGCCGAGCCTGTCGCGTGCCGATCCGCTGGTGGTGCTGCTCGACACCACGCCTGCCATGCTCGCCGCCGACGTTCGGCCCACCCGCCTGGAACAGGCCAAACACGAGATTCTCGATCTGTTGCAGACCCGCCAGGACGCACAGACCGCACTGGTGGCATTCGCCGGCAGCGCTCACACGCTGGTGCCACTGACCAACGATATCGCCACGACCCAGAACCTGCTGGATGCCCTCCAGCCCGAGCTGATGCCGGAGCCAGGTCACCGAGCGGATTTGGCCGTTGCTCATAGCATCGACTTGCTCGCTCAGGGTGGCCATGAACGTGGTCGGTTGCTGCTGATCGGTAGCCAGCTGGATGAACGGGAGCGATCCGCGATCGCCACGCTGCTGGAGGACAGTTCCGTGCAGCTGCTGATACTGGGCATCGGCACCGAGCAAGGCGCGCCGATCGCCCGCGAAGACGGCAGTTTTCTAAAAGATGACAGCGGCGCCATTCTGATTCCAAGGCTCGATGACAGTGGTTTGCGCCGCTTCGCCAGCGAAATCGGCGGGCGCTATCAGCAGTCGCGGCTCGATGAAAGCGACTTGCATGCACTGGGATTACTGGCGCGCACCGGCGAGATCGTGACACGAGACGACACCACACGCCTCAGCGCCTGGCTGGATCAGGGACATTGGCTGCTGCTGCCGCTGCTGTTGCTGGCCGCCTGTGCCGGTCGCCGCGGCTGGTTGTTCTGTCTGCCGCTGATCGTCTTCATGCCGCAACCGGCCAGCGCATCGGGCATGCAAGATCTGTGGTCGCGCCCGGATCAGCAAGGCATGCACCTGCTCGAATCCGAACGTCCCGCCGAAGCCGCAGAGCGCTTCGAAAACCCGCAATGGCGAGGCTACGCTCTTTACCAGGCCGACGATTTTGCCGGTGCCGCCGAGCAGTTCGGTAAGGGCGATACTGCCGCGGACCATTACAACCGGGGTAACGCACTGGCGCGCAACGACGAGCTGGAAGCGGCGATCGAAGCCTATGATCAAGCATTGGCGCTCGACCCGGCGCTGGAACACGCCCAACGCAACAAGTCCACCGTCGAAGAAATCCTGCGCCAGCGCCAGCAACAGGCGCAGCAGGAGAAAGCCCCTGACGACCAGCATGTCCAGGATGCGTCGCCCGATGCCGAGCAAAAGCCTTCGACCAGCGGCTCGGCGGCCAGTCGACCCGAAGCCACCGAGCAGGTCGACGCGGATGAAGCCAGCAACGACGGCGAAAACGCAAACACCACACCCGCCGCGACGCCCGAACCGATAGAGCAGAGCGAGACGGATGAGTTACTTGCTCAGTCTCAGGACGGCTCGCTCGATCCCGAGCAGGATCAGGCGATGGACCAATGGCTGCGCAAGATTCCCGACAACCCCGGCGAGTTGCTGCGCCGCAAATTCCTCTACGAACAACGCAAGCGCCAGGAAACGATTAGATGA
- a CDS encoding VWA domain-containing protein produces MFDLAWPWVFLLLPLPWVLRWLLPAADSGDAALKVSFLDDLEALAGHRAMVTLPAWRQQLPYLLVWLLLLFAAARPQWLGEPLPLPTSGRDLLLAVDVSGSMDYPDMQWQGEEISRLELVKHLLGDFIIERRGDRVGLILFGSQAYLQAPLTFDRQTVRTWLDEAAIGIAGGNTAIGDAIGLAIKRLRERPADSRVLVLITDGANNGGEIEPLLAARLAATQGIKVHTIGIGADAESGGVLQHFGFNVGAELDEPTLRAIAEQTGGEYFRARSSSELAAVGTALDQLEPAAQQPTQARVADALYVWPLSAALLISLLLVANSLWHSSLQRLFWRGERP; encoded by the coding sequence ATGTTTGATCTTGCATGGCCGTGGGTCTTCCTGCTGCTGCCGCTGCCCTGGGTGCTGCGCTGGCTGTTGCCCGCAGCCGACAGTGGCGATGCGGCCTTGAAGGTCAGCTTTCTCGACGACCTGGAGGCACTGGCCGGTCACCGCGCCATGGTCACGCTGCCGGCGTGGCGCCAGCAACTTCCGTATCTGCTGGTCTGGTTGCTGCTGCTGTTCGCCGCTGCCAGGCCGCAATGGCTCGGCGAGCCGTTACCGCTGCCCACCAGTGGCCGCGACCTGCTACTGGCGGTGGATGTTTCCGGATCGATGGACTACCCCGACATGCAATGGCAGGGCGAGGAAATCAGCCGACTCGAACTGGTCAAGCACCTGCTCGGGGACTTCATCATCGAGCGGCGCGGCGACCGCGTCGGACTGATCCTGTTCGGCAGCCAGGCCTATTTGCAGGCTCCGCTGACCTTCGACCGGCAAACCGTGCGCACCTGGCTCGACGAGGCGGCCATCGGCATCGCCGGCGGCAACACGGCGATTGGCGATGCCATAGGTCTGGCCATCAAACGGCTGCGTGAGCGCCCAGCGGACAGCCGGGTGCTGGTATTGATCACCGACGGCGCCAACAACGGCGGCGAGATCGAGCCGCTGCTGGCCGCTCGCCTGGCTGCGACGCAAGGCATCAAAGTGCATACCATTGGCATCGGCGCCGACGCGGAAAGCGGCGGCGTGCTGCAGCATTTCGGCTTCAATGTCGGTGCCGAACTGGACGAACCGACGCTGCGGGCAATCGCTGAACAAACCGGTGGCGAATACTTTCGCGCACGTTCGAGCAGTGAATTAGCAGCCGTCGGCACGGCACTCGATCAGCTCGAACCCGCCGCGCAACAACCAACCCAGGCACGCGTCGCCGATGCGCTCTATGTCTGGCCATTGTCCGCCGCTTTGCTGATCAGCCTGCTGCTGGTGGCCAACAGTCTCTGGCATTCCTCACTGCAACGCCTGTTCTGGCGTGGAGAACGGCCGTGA
- a CDS encoding DUF4381 domain-containing protein codes for MSSLDQLEPLMAPAPISAWPPAPGWWFLAALLLSLVLLVRLRPWQRWKRDDTNEAEPPLEPQRQIALDELAQLNKPYGGQPANQWLQQLNALLKRLCRTRYPGDHPHTLSGRAWLAFLDNRCPAAGLTRWMVLVEGVYRAECRLDDKAIQGLEQAVQIWIRKHV; via the coding sequence ATGAGTTCGCTCGATCAACTCGAGCCCCTTATGGCTCCTGCTCCGATAAGCGCCTGGCCGCCCGCGCCCGGCTGGTGGTTTCTCGCCGCATTGCTGCTCAGCCTCGTTCTGCTCGTACGCCTACGCCCCTGGCAGCGTTGGAAGCGAGACGACACGAACGAAGCCGAGCCGCCACTCGAACCTCAACGACAGATCGCCCTCGACGAACTTGCACAGCTGAACAAACCCTACGGAGGCCAGCCCGCCAACCAATGGCTGCAGCAGCTCAACGCGCTGCTCAAGCGCCTCTGCCGAACCCGTTATCCGGGCGATCACCCGCATACGCTCAGCGGGCGCGCCTGGCTGGCGTTTCTCGACAACCGCTGCCCGGCGGCTGGTCTGACGCGCTGGATGGTGCTGGTCGAAGGCGTCTATCGCGCCGAATGCCGACTGGACGACAAGGCCATCCAAGGACTAGAGCAGGCTGTGCAAATCTGGATTCGCAAACATGTTTGA
- a CDS encoding DUF58 domain-containing protein: MQPSLSPGSDATHSPDAGIRVSLAELIDMRHRVREVPLFSSPHRRSSLVGLHHSKLRGRGVDFDQVRIYQAGDDVRTIDWRVTARTQEPHTKLFHEERERPIYILVEQSPRLFFGSGLAFKSVLAAQAASLVGWAALSHNDRVGGLVFGCGEQHEVKPRRSKQSLLQLLDRLARANANLNTDQNCEADAFGMALRRAREVLRPGSLAVIVCDERTLSDAAEQQLTLLARHVDLLLIPVFDPLDHALPAAGLLRFAQSGARLELDSHDAAIRQAYRSQGEARTARWRRLADRLRLPLMPLDAQRELIEQLREHLSVQHPGAPR, encoded by the coding sequence ATGCAACCCTCGCTATCGCCTGGCAGCGACGCGACGCACTCGCCTGACGCGGGCATTCGCGTGAGCCTGGCCGAGCTGATCGACATGCGTCACCGCGTCAGGGAAGTCCCGCTGTTCTCCAGCCCGCATCGACGCAGCTCGCTGGTCGGCCTGCATCACTCCAAGCTCCGCGGGCGCGGCGTAGATTTCGACCAGGTGCGCATCTATCAGGCGGGCGACGACGTGCGCACCATCGACTGGCGGGTAACGGCGCGTACTCAGGAGCCCCATACCAAGCTGTTCCACGAGGAGCGCGAACGGCCCATTTACATCCTTGTAGAACAGAGCCCCCGGTTGTTCTTCGGCAGCGGTCTGGCCTTCAAATCGGTACTGGCCGCCCAGGCTGCCAGCCTTGTCGGCTGGGCCGCGCTGAGTCACAACGACCGCGTCGGCGGCTTGGTTTTTGGCTGTGGCGAGCAGCACGAGGTAAAGCCTCGGCGCAGCAAGCAGAGCCTGTTGCAGCTGCTCGATCGTCTGGCCCGCGCCAACGCCAACCTGAATACCGACCAGAATTGCGAAGCCGACGCCTTCGGCATGGCCCTCAGGCGCGCCCGCGAAGTGCTGCGTCCCGGCAGCCTGGCGGTGATCGTCTGCGATGAGCGCACCCTGAGCGATGCCGCCGAACAACAGCTGACCTTGCTGGCCCGCCATGTCGACCTGTTGCTGATTCCGGTGTTCGATCCGCTCGACCATGCCCTGCCCGCTGCCGGTCTGCTGCGCTTCGCCCAGTCCGGCGCACGGCTGGAGCTGGACAGCCACGACGCCGCCATACGCCAGGCCTACCGGAGCCAGGGCGAAGCTCGCACCGCTCGGTGGCGCCGCCTGGCAGATCGCCTGCGATTGCCGTTGATGCCGCTCGACGCCCAGCGCGAGTTGATCGAACAGCTGCGTGAACACCTCAGCGTGCAGCATCCGGGGGCGCCCCGATGA
- a CDS encoding MoxR family ATPase, whose product MVHREAIVALRQFLSTQILGQERLIERLLIALLADGHLLVEGAPGLAKTRAIKELAGGLEAEFHRIQFTPDLLPADITGTEIYRPETGSFVFQQGPIFHNLVLADEINRAPAKVQSALLEAMAERQVSVGRSTYDLSPLFLVMATQNPIEQEGTYPLPEAQLDRFLMHVKLGFPDASVERRILQQARGEAINGETPPEHRVSQQAIFAARKEILGLYMADAVEEYLVQLVMATRTPAKFDAELAGWIAYGASPRGSISLDRCARAHAWLAGRDFVSPEDIQAMLFDVLRHRLILSFEAEAAGIDQDRVLQRILDVVAVA is encoded by the coding sequence ATGGTCCACCGTGAAGCAATAGTCGCCTTGCGACAGTTCCTTTCAACCCAGATTCTCGGCCAGGAAAGGCTGATCGAGCGGCTGCTGATCGCCTTGCTGGCCGACGGGCATCTGCTCGTCGAAGGCGCTCCGGGCCTGGCCAAAACCCGCGCGATCAAGGAACTGGCCGGTGGCCTGGAGGCCGAATTCCATCGCATTCAGTTCACGCCTGATCTGCTTCCGGCCGACATCACCGGCACGGAAATCTACCGCCCGGAAACCGGCAGCTTCGTTTTTCAGCAGGGCCCGATCTTTCACAATCTGGTGCTGGCCGACGAAATCAATCGCGCCCCGGCAAAGGTCCAGTCGGCGCTGCTCGAAGCCATGGCCGAGCGCCAGGTCAGCGTTGGCCGCAGCACCTACGATCTATCGCCACTGTTTCTAGTGATGGCCACGCAGAACCCCATCGAGCAGGAGGGCACTTACCCGCTGCCGGAAGCACAGCTCGACCGCTTCCTGATGCACGTGAAGCTGGGCTTTCCCGATGCCTCGGTGGAGCGCCGCATCCTTCAGCAGGCCCGTGGCGAGGCCATCAACGGCGAAACCCCTCCGGAACACCGCGTCTCGCAGCAAGCCATCTTCGCTGCGCGCAAGGAAATTCTTGGCCTGTACATGGCCGATGCGGTGGAGGAATACCTGGTGCAGCTGGTCATGGCGACCCGAACGCCCGCCAAGTTCGATGCCGAGCTGGCCGGCTGGATCGCTTATGGCGCCAGTCCGCGCGGCTCGATCTCGCTGGACCGCTGCGCCCGCGCCCATGCCTGGCTGGCCGGCCGCGACTTCGTCAGCCCGGAAGACATTCAGGCCATGCTGTTCGATGTACTGCGCCACCGATTGATCCTCTCGTTCGAAGCAGAAGCCGCCGGCATCGATCAGGATCGAGTGCTGCAACGCATCCTCGACGTGGTCGCGGTGGCCTGA